From a region of the uncultured Desulfovibrio sp. genome:
- a CDS encoding 3-oxoacyl-ACP synthase III family protein, whose translation MKASVCGVKIRGICATVPQQVFRFEDELKLFPFPEKTSRRLGRVMGFNEHRIADANTTPCDLASYSMNYLFHHGLLDREKLQAVIVVAQMADHPVPGNSKVIHGQLGLPKNVFCTDIYENCIGFISGLYTACSYVAAGIDEVVLINTDCGACRANKLDRNTYPLCGDAAAVTVVCRSDDPEDKIHFLFNNDGSRREALLVPAGGCRMPYSEETGRVFQDDMGNYRSMNDMHMDGTAVFQFVMESVPPLIEEVCNFAKVDKYDIRYHLTHQPNRFMLQKLADLMEVPQEILFNNVVEYFGNSSSVTIPVNITFNLGERMLHERPLVCCSAFGAGLSLAAAICRLGEMDFCELIEHPGNGVTAFPG comes from the coding sequence ATGAAAGCCAGTGTGTGTGGTGTTAAAATTCGGGGAATATGCGCTACTGTTCCTCAACAAGTTTTTCGTTTTGAAGATGAGTTGAAGCTTTTTCCTTTCCCAGAAAAAACTTCGCGTCGTCTTGGACGAGTGATGGGCTTTAACGAACATAGAATTGCCGATGCAAACACAACACCTTGTGATCTTGCATCGTACTCAATGAATTACCTTTTTCACCATGGTTTGCTTGACAGAGAAAAGTTACAGGCTGTAATCGTCGTAGCACAAATGGCTGATCACCCGGTGCCAGGTAATAGTAAGGTAATACACGGGCAACTCGGTTTGCCGAAAAATGTTTTTTGCACGGATATCTACGAAAATTGTATCGGGTTTATTTCCGGTTTGTACACAGCATGTTCCTATGTGGCTGCGGGTATTGATGAAGTCGTGTTGATAAATACTGACTGTGGCGCTTGCAGAGCTAACAAGCTTGACAGAAATACCTATCCACTTTGTGGCGATGCTGCTGCTGTAACGGTTGTATGTCGGAGCGATGACCCCGAAGACAAAATTCATTTTTTGTTTAATAATGATGGCAGCCGTAGAGAAGCTCTTCTTGTACCTGCTGGCGGATGTCGAATGCCTTACAGCGAGGAAACTGGTAGAGTCTTTCAGGATGACATGGGCAACTACCGGTCAATGAATGATATGCACATGGATGGCACAGCTGTCTTTCAGTTTGTCATGGAGAGTGTTCCCCCTTTGATTGAAGAAGTATGTAATTTTGCAAAAGTAGATAAATATGATATACGATATCACTTAACGCATCAACCGAATAGATTTATGTTACAGAAGTTGGCAGATCTGATGGAAGTTCCGCAAGAAATACTTTTTAACAATGTTGTTGAATATTTTGGCAACTCTTCATCAGTTACTATCCCCGTTAATATCACTTTTAACCTTGGAGAGCGCATGTTGCATGAACGGCCATTGGTGTGCTGTTCTGCGTTTGGTGCGGGTTTGTCCCTAGCTGCGGCTATTTGCCGCTTGGGTGAAATGGATTTTTGCGAACTGATAGAACACCCCGGCAATGGGGTTACTGCCTTTCCAGGATAA
- a CDS encoding glycosyltransferase, protein MARILLYTDLSPSWPWVFATIHANRDMLAEHGIVLGPFAHWLCELVPSQLLMWKAVSENEAPPPHMVKWLEEVAVHIDAGRDVLLMTHIPNLMGQQSLARLIRRYIDLKKHTVQSFFSVGRPLCAFEQRYMEALYLLSDGEGRICGEVYSSISSLIKDAYNEWGRNNVAVLTDFSDSPVAKTCNDVSIGFFAKMGCPAPTPPSSVPVHPLFLASQEGRRLAWTLQVRGNGWPQVDAGLFMDCLMRTEISWGTAPLSPKKLRQSLIENGAADLRALEELIGLEAGSLDCPPWLATQAEAQFVTQLPDLNAEAFAAALPSSVANPLRQRYVNDSLLLSEDQKIFASALSSVSNEYNVIGEQTPPIELTVLTMTYNHSAYIAECMDSVLAQRTNFPVRHIVLDHCSSDGTAEIVADYAAKHASVRPVLLSHRMPSENVMGLFIRCSSRYAALCDGDDYFLDPLKLQKQVDFLEASPQCSLCFHPVSVRYEGEPSRSDIYPPLSMMPRGIRKEYYLADLLQGNLIQTNSVVYRWRFQDGVPDWFRPDICPGDWYWHLLHAELGKVGFLPEVMSVYRRHKTALYYASTVSSLENRRLHGMSELETYQVVNEHFKNRYFVRLASLANGVFANFLEIYVESGDTSLLDKACKAFPEFGKHFLNSLRIAHIKND, encoded by the coding sequence ATGGCGCGAATTTTACTTTACACCGATCTGAGTCCTTCATGGCCATGGGTCTTTGCAACAATACATGCGAATCGCGACATGCTGGCGGAGCATGGCATTGTGCTTGGCCCATTTGCTCATTGGCTTTGTGAGTTGGTACCTTCGCAATTGCTGATGTGGAAAGCTGTGTCTGAAAATGAAGCACCACCACCACATATGGTCAAATGGCTTGAAGAGGTGGCTGTTCATATTGATGCAGGACGGGATGTGTTGCTTATGACGCACATCCCAAATCTAATGGGGCAACAATCGCTTGCGCGTTTAATCAGGCGCTATATTGATTTGAAAAAGCACACAGTGCAGAGTTTTTTTTCTGTTGGACGTCCGTTGTGCGCTTTTGAGCAGCGATATATGGAGGCGCTGTATCTTCTTTCTGACGGTGAAGGTCGAATTTGCGGCGAAGTTTACAGTTCTATATCATCGCTTATTAAAGATGCTTATAACGAATGGGGGCGCAATAATGTTGCAGTTCTAACTGATTTTTCAGATAGCCCAGTCGCTAAAACATGTAATGATGTATCTATTGGTTTCTTTGCAAAAATGGGTTGTCCTGCGCCAACCCCACCATCGTCAGTGCCAGTGCATCCGTTATTTTTGGCTTCTCAAGAGGGGCGCCGATTAGCTTGGACGTTGCAAGTTCGTGGCAACGGGTGGCCCCAGGTTGATGCTGGGCTTTTCATGGATTGCCTGATGCGGACTGAAATTTCCTGGGGTACTGCGCCTCTTAGTCCCAAAAAACTGCGCCAGTCGTTAATTGAAAATGGTGCGGCCGACCTACGTGCACTTGAGGAGCTCATCGGACTGGAAGCTGGAAGCCTTGATTGTCCCCCGTGGCTAGCTACGCAAGCAGAAGCCCAATTTGTGACTCAGTTGCCCGATTTAAATGCAGAAGCATTCGCGGCCGCTCTTCCCTCTTCGGTGGCAAATCCCCTCCGTCAGCGATACGTAAACGACTCTTTGCTGCTTTCTGAAGATCAGAAAATTTTTGCTTCGGCGCTTTCTTCTGTGTCTAATGAATATAATGTTATTGGAGAGCAGACACCGCCGATTGAGTTAACTGTGTTAACTATGACTTACAATCACAGTGCGTATATTGCTGAATGTATGGACAGCGTACTGGCACAACGCACAAATTTTCCAGTGAGGCACATTGTACTGGATCATTGTTCTTCGGATGGTACTGCAGAAATCGTTGCTGATTACGCGGCTAAGCATGCGTCAGTTCGGCCGGTGCTATTGTCTCACCGCATGCCGTCTGAAAATGTTATGGGCTTGTTTATACGTTGTAGTTCACGTTATGCTGCGCTGTGTGATGGGGACGACTACTTCCTAGATCCTCTTAAGTTACAAAAACAAGTGGATTTTTTGGAAGCCAGTCCTCAATGCAGTCTATGTTTTCATCCTGTCAGTGTTCGTTATGAGGGAGAGCCATCTCGCTCCGATATCTATCCGCCCTTGTCAATGATGCCAAGAGGCATTCGTAAAGAGTATTATTTGGCAGACCTGTTGCAGGGGAATTTGATTCAAACTAATTCTGTTGTATACCGATGGCGTTTTCAGGATGGCGTGCCTGATTGGTTTCGTCCTGACATTTGCCCTGGCGATTGGTATTGGCATCTACTGCACGCCGAATTGGGAAAAGTCGGTTTTTTGCCGGAGGTGATGTCGGTATACCGGCGGCATAAGACGGCCCTGTACTACGCGAGCACTGTTTCGTCCTTAGAAAATCGCCGCCTCCATGGCATGTCAGAGCTGGAAACCTATCAAGTCGTTAATGAGCATTTCAAAAATCGTTATTTTGTCCGCTTGGCAAGTTTAGCAAATGGTGTTTTTGCAAATTTTCTCGAAATTTATGTTGAAAGTGGGGATACTTCATTGCTGGACAAAGCATGTAAGGCGTTCCCTGAATTTGGTAAACATTTCCTTAACTCTCTTCGTATCGCGCACATTAAAAATGATTAA
- a CDS encoding DegT/DnrJ/EryC1/StrS aminotransferase family protein, whose product MEKYLEVTQSRMPEMETFLRQCGEIFKTRWLTNNGSCVRELEQSLGEYLSLPNVLSCNNGTTALMLAIHCAGLAQKKVALTPYTYVATLSALLWMGCSPVFVDVDPDTLCLSPDLLRQRLRDEPDIAGVLPVHIYGLACDVEQLEEICRERGVKLIYDAAQAFGSRYNGRSLLDYGDYSICSFHATKVFHTAEGGCVICHSDEEFRALALARAFGHVGDTHYSLGINGKLSELHAAVGLALLPGTDEEIRKRKNIYAIYDESLEGLDLVRIGIQQGLEWNNAYYPILLQDEQHRLAVERALQKHGVHPRRYFYPALNTLPYLAPEYKASCPVAESAAQRVLCLPMFGDLLENEIINISRSIRDAFHNVV is encoded by the coding sequence ATGGAAAAGTATCTGGAAGTTACACAGTCGCGCATGCCAGAAATGGAAACGTTTTTGCGGCAATGTGGCGAAATTTTTAAAACCAGGTGGCTCACCAATAACGGTTCTTGTGTCCGTGAATTGGAACAATCCCTGGGTGAATATCTTTCCCTGCCTAATGTTCTTTCTTGTAACAATGGCACAACTGCCCTCATGCTGGCCATTCATTGCGCCGGGCTGGCTCAAAAAAAAGTTGCACTTACTCCCTATACCTATGTAGCCACTCTTTCTGCTTTATTGTGGATGGGGTGCTCCCCTGTCTTTGTTGATGTGGATCCAGACACGTTATGTCTATCCCCCGATCTGTTGCGTCAACGGCTTCGCGATGAACCAGATATTGCTGGTGTACTTCCAGTTCACATTTATGGGCTTGCCTGCGATGTCGAACAGTTGGAAGAAATTTGTCGTGAACGGGGTGTTAAACTTATCTATGACGCAGCTCAGGCTTTTGGTTCCCGTTATAATGGCAGAAGCTTATTGGATTATGGTGACTATAGCATCTGCAGTTTTCATGCGACAAAGGTTTTTCATACTGCAGAAGGCGGCTGTGTCATTTGCCATTCAGACGAAGAGTTTAGAGCCTTGGCGCTGGCTCGGGCATTTGGGCACGTTGGTGACACTCATTATAGTCTGGGTATTAACGGCAAGCTGAGCGAGCTTCATGCAGCCGTTGGTCTAGCTCTCTTGCCGGGGACAGATGAAGAAATCCGAAAACGCAAAAATATCTATGCAATATATGATGAATCCCTTGAGGGACTTGATCTAGTGCGAATTGGCATTCAACAAGGGCTTGAGTGGAATAACGCTTATTATCCTATCTTGCTCCAAGATGAACAACATCGTTTGGCTGTCGAGCGGGCCCTGCAAAAACATGGTGTGCATCCGCGTCGGTATTTTTATCCAGCGCTTAACACGTTGCCGTATTTGGCTCCAGAATATAAAGCCTCTTGCCCTGTTGCAGAAAGTGCGGCACAAAGAGTTCTGTGTTTACCGATGTTTGGTGATTTGCTCGAAAATGAAATCATTAATATATCGAGAAGCATACGGGATGCTTTTCATAATGTTGTATAA